In the genome of Nitrospirota bacterium, one region contains:
- the rplQ gene encoding 50S ribosomal protein L17, with product MRHKCAGRQFGRNPGHRKALFRSLVTSFFEHERIETTEAKAKEMRTFTEQMITLGKRGDLHARRQALSFIRDKDVVARLFKEVAPRFSARNGGYTRLVKTRRRLGDGAEMAILELIDYKMVKKEKGSPTEPETENKPAGS from the coding sequence AGAAATCCTGGACATCGAAAAGCTTTGTTTAGAAGCTTGGTGACATCATTCTTCGAACATGAACGAATTGAAACCACAGAGGCGAAAGCCAAAGAAATGCGTACTTTTACAGAACAGATGATTACACTCGGCAAAAGGGGAGATTTGCATGCCAGGCGGCAGGCTTTATCCTTTATACGGGATAAAGATGTGGTCGCCAGGCTGTTTAAGGAGGTCGCCCCTCGGTTTTCAGCCCGAAATGGGGGCTATACCCGTTTGGTAAAAACCAGGAGAAGGCTGGGAGACGGCGCTGAAATGGCAATTCTCGAACTGATTGATTATAAAATGGTGAAAAAAGAAAAAGGCTCTCCAACCGAACCCGAAACAGAAAACAAACCAGCGGGTTCATAA
- a CDS encoding outer membrane lipoprotein-sorting protein, with protein MVYAFKRGMFFLIFTFLLSAPFTSNGFADDFLLSPESKDGITGKEIMIKAEGINPGSDQRSKLTFHFKEKDGSERKMVMQRFWKNYHGENGIDSKVVIFQEYPPETKGSGFMGWFYKTGPKKSESWLYIPILRKVIQLPETSNDEAFQGSDLRPGDMATRNVDQDTHAYLGDETVDGKNYYMVESVPREKDPFYKYGKVVKWISKDSFLKERVDYYDETGKIFKKQTISWKKIKDAWVWDKVTTFNVQTGVETNLDVSDIKIDTGLQDSQYTERTLKGGIASFN; from the coding sequence ATGGTTTATGCTTTTAAAAGAGGAATGTTTTTTTTAATTTTTACTTTTTTGCTGAGTGCACCTTTTACTTCAAATGGGTTTGCAGATGACTTCCTCCTCTCTCCTGAATCTAAAGATGGAATTACCGGCAAAGAAATTATGATCAAAGCTGAGGGCATTAACCCTGGGTCCGACCAGCGCTCTAAATTGACCTTTCATTTCAAAGAAAAAGACGGGTCGGAACGGAAAATGGTCATGCAGAGGTTTTGGAAAAACTATCACGGAGAAAACGGGATCGATTCAAAGGTTGTGATCTTCCAGGAGTATCCTCCGGAAACAAAGGGATCGGGTTTTATGGGCTGGTTCTATAAAACGGGTCCTAAAAAAAGTGAGTCATGGCTTTATATTCCTATTTTAAGAAAGGTCATTCAATTGCCTGAAACAAGCAATGATGAGGCTTTCCAGGGATCCGACCTAAGACCCGGCGATATGGCCACCCGTAATGTCGACCAGGATACACATGCCTATCTGGGAGACGAAACAGTGGATGGAAAAAATTATTATATGGTGGAGTCTGTTCCCCGCGAAAAAGACCCCTTCTATAAATATGGAAAAGTGGTTAAATGGATTTCAAAGGATTCGTTTTTAAAAGAGCGGGTCGATTATTATGATGAAACCGGAAAAATTTTCAAGAAACAGACCATCTCATGGAAAAAGATTAAAGACGCCTGGGTTTGGGATAAGGTGACCACGTTTAACGTTCAGACGGGCGTTGAAACGAATTTAGACGTGAGCGATATTAAAATCGATACAGGTCTTCAAGATTCGCAATATACCGAAAGAACTCTAAAAGGGGGAATAGCCTCCTTTAACTAA